A single region of the Bacteroides luhongzhouii genome encodes:
- a CDS encoding BT_3987 domain-containing protein produces MKRILKYIWLWGLLSLCVSSCEEEAAVINPDVSHDKPTEVVIGDSPRLCSDLQKDNQQVFLIVTDKENEVVTDQVSVVLKEAATGTKNLTVVVDKDFDVEAFQLAYTNSNYTLLPDNAYELGNGGSLTIAAGAMQSGKMTLILKGWMLPVPENSNLGASQYLLPLKIKEDGKYQTLLYRINWTNGKHRLTSDKGYTCIGYVDTEKMSPLVSSVYWLEENFMDFDKTRFPQLFDVVNLLRATIDAGGKLNLNADISHVLKNADKYIRPLQLMGMKVCLTVKNSSAIGFCHLTDGEIDNLVAQVKTAVELYGLDGIDLWDDSDEYGANGIKNTSAYPKLIKALRGALSKETMLTVADKGEATATFFDKEKCGGIEVGKYIDYAYNGYVNQYSIPFWTDFEVPEAEWMICGRKPFAGLEKNRFVCFTQDFTQSLLTTYGESEAYLNFIMDMEGTGGTVPGIQVFNESKKGYIAYDLRDNIRGMENFVKAPMEDMLFLYDPNFETQVSVNPRQSGAVGNDRDNTYFRKDW; encoded by the coding sequence ATGAAACGAATATTAAAATATATATGGCTTTGGGGCTTGCTGTCTTTATGCGTTTCTTCTTGTGAGGAAGAAGCGGCTGTAATCAATCCTGATGTTTCGCATGATAAACCGACAGAAGTGGTCATAGGTGATTCGCCAAGATTGTGCAGCGATCTGCAGAAAGATAATCAACAGGTGTTCCTTATAGTTACTGATAAAGAGAATGAGGTCGTAACAGACCAAGTGTCTGTTGTACTGAAAGAAGCCGCTACGGGAACGAAGAATTTGACAGTGGTGGTAGATAAAGATTTCGATGTGGAAGCTTTCCAATTAGCATATACCAACTCGAATTACACATTGTTACCGGATAATGCTTATGAATTGGGCAATGGTGGTAGTCTGACAATTGCTGCCGGAGCTATGCAATCGGGTAAGATGACTTTAATTCTTAAGGGATGGATGTTACCGGTTCCAGAAAATTCTAATTTGGGAGCTTCTCAGTATTTACTTCCTCTTAAAATAAAGGAAGATGGCAAATATCAAACGTTACTTTATCGTATCAATTGGACCAATGGAAAGCATCGTTTGACTTCTGACAAAGGATATACTTGTATAGGATATGTTGACACAGAAAAGATGAGTCCTTTGGTAAGTTCTGTGTATTGGTTGGAAGAAAATTTTATGGATTTTGACAAAACTCGATTTCCTCAACTTTTTGATGTTGTAAATCTACTAAGAGCTACTATTGATGCAGGAGGTAAACTGAATTTGAATGCAGACATAAGTCATGTATTGAAAAATGCAGATAAGTATATCCGCCCCTTGCAGTTAATGGGCATGAAAGTTTGTCTGACAGTGAAAAATAGTTCAGCTATAGGCTTTTGTCATCTGACAGATGGTGAGATTGATAATTTGGTAGCACAAGTGAAAACCGCAGTAGAATTGTATGGATTGGATGGTATCGACCTTTGGGATGATAGTGATGAATATGGAGCAAATGGAATAAAGAACACCAGTGCCTATCCAAAATTAATAAAAGCTTTGCGTGGGGCATTATCAAAGGAAACTATGTTGACGGTTGCTGATAAGGGGGAAGCGACAGCAACCTTCTTTGACAAAGAAAAATGTGGTGGTATAGAAGTTGGCAAATACATTGATTATGCTTACAATGGGTATGTGAACCAGTATTCTATTCCTTTTTGGACAGATTTTGAAGTTCCTGAAGCTGAATGGATGATTTGTGGACGAAAACCATTTGCCGGGCTAGAAAAGAATCGTTTTGTGTGTTTTACTCAAGATTTTACTCAATCTTTGTTAACTACTTATGGTGAATCTGAAGCTTATCTCAACTTTATAATGGATATGGAGGGTACCGGTGGCACCGTTCCTGGAATTCAAGTTTTTAATGAGAGCAAAAAAGGGTATATTGCTTATGATCTACGTGATAATATAAGAGGAATGGAGAATTTTGTAAAAGCTCCAATGGAGGATATGTTATTTTTGTATGACCCTAATTTTGAAACTCAAGTATCCGTAAATCCTCGACAGTCAGGTGCTGTAGGAAATGACCGTGATAATACTTATTTCCGTAAAGACTGGTAA
- a CDS encoding SusD/RagB family nutrient-binding outer membrane lipoprotein, which translates to MMDMKRKYNILLIMILSLFLFPLGGCFDSDINRSMYEADGEEMQRENHIVGATLKGMQGLVVPTREHLYQFMDAMAGGAYGGYLEGIVDTWVMKFSTFNPEQGWLKSPFSDPIKDMYPQYRDMLNKTDDPVALAFGKILRVCIMHRVTDIYGPIPYSKMMDNDNSGEDLAVPYDSQEQVYTQMLKELEEADKVLEENKDLSSEAFRKLEDLYYGNISKWRKFVHSMQLRIAMRMSYVNPTEAQRIAQEAVEAGVIESNEDNAMLHVAENRSELLFNNWNDYRISADLVSVMKGYEDPRLDKMFVKGVQTVDQDGEKVEVNDYYGVRIGIFTQKKDDMINLYSKQVISSTDPYLWMNAAEVTFLRAEGALRGWDMGGDAQALYEKAIALSFEERGGATGADQYVKDTEKKPLDYVNPMDGADIKYSHPAVSTITIAWEPGAEYFERNLERIITQKWIAIFPLGLEAWAEHRRTGYPKLLPAVENKDPNNSVNVTIGPRRLPFPADEYTGNPKYIDQAVQMLNGPDAAGTKLWWDKKDHSIENSQSSN; encoded by the coding sequence ATGATGGACATGAAACGAAAATATAACATTCTTCTGATAATGATCCTTTCATTATTTCTGTTTCCCTTGGGCGGTTGTTTCGACAGTGATATTAACCGGAGCATGTATGAGGCGGACGGAGAAGAAATGCAGCGTGAGAATCACATTGTGGGTGCTACGCTCAAAGGGATGCAGGGACTGGTGGTTCCTACACGTGAGCACCTTTACCAGTTTATGGATGCCATGGCGGGAGGAGCTTATGGTGGCTATCTGGAAGGAATCGTAGACACTTGGGTGATGAAATTCTCCACATTCAATCCCGAACAGGGATGGCTCAAATCCCCGTTTTCCGATCCGATTAAAGACATGTACCCGCAGTACCGCGATATGCTGAACAAGACGGATGACCCTGTGGCTCTGGCATTCGGTAAGATTCTCCGGGTGTGCATCATGCATCGTGTGACGGACATTTACGGTCCGATTCCTTATTCGAAGATGATGGATAATGATAATTCGGGTGAAGACCTGGCTGTCCCTTACGATTCGCAGGAGCAGGTGTATACACAGATGCTGAAAGAACTGGAAGAAGCGGACAAAGTGTTGGAGGAAAACAAAGACCTGTCATCCGAGGCTTTCCGCAAACTGGAAGACTTGTATTACGGAAACATTTCCAAATGGCGTAAGTTCGTACATTCCATGCAACTTCGTATTGCCATGCGTATGAGCTATGTCAATCCGACCGAGGCGCAGCGTATTGCGCAGGAGGCTGTGGAAGCGGGAGTGATTGAATCGAATGAGGACAACGCCATGCTTCATGTAGCGGAGAACCGTTCGGAATTGCTGTTTAATAACTGGAATGACTACCGTATCAGTGCCGATTTGGTTTCTGTTATGAAAGGTTACGAAGACCCTCGTTTGGATAAGATGTTTGTCAAAGGCGTGCAGACAGTCGATCAGGATGGCGAGAAAGTCGAAGTGAACGACTATTATGGTGTACGTATCGGCATATTCACCCAGAAGAAAGACGACATGATTAACCTTTACTCAAAGCAGGTGATTTCCAGCACCGACCCTTATCTCTGGATGAATGCGGCAGAGGTGACTTTCCTTCGTGCCGAAGGCGCGTTGCGTGGTTGGGATATGGGAGGCGATGCGCAGGCATTGTATGAAAAGGCTATTGCCCTTTCATTCGAAGAGCGCGGCGGAGCCACCGGAGCGGACCAATATGTGAAGGATACGGAGAAAAAGCCTTTGGATTATGTGAATCCGATGGATGGGGCTGATATTAAGTATAGTCATCCGGCTGTAAGCACCATTACGATTGCCTGGGAGCCGGGAGCGGAGTATTTCGAACGGAATCTGGAGCGTATCATTACTCAAAAATGGATTGCAATATTCCCGCTGGGGCTGGAAGCATGGGCGGAACATCGTCGTACGGGTTATCCGAAGTTGTTGCCTGCCGTGGAGAATAAAGATCCCAACAATAGTGTGAATGTAACGATCGGTCCCCGTCGTCTGCCTTTCCCTGCCGATGAATATACGGGAAATCCGAAGTACATAGATCAAGCTGTACAAATGCTGAATGGTCCCGATGCCGCCGGAACAAAACTTTGGTGGGATAAGAAAGACCATTCCATCGAGAATAGTCAATCCTCAAACTAG
- a CDS encoding DNA-binding domain-containing protein — translation MKNVLKIWLVDNTVTVDNKDDKIGQLESSGNLSLQDILNEMHKEDTGLRPETIEHVVKLYNRVVGDLILSGYSVNTGLYHAVAQLRGVIDGGRWNPEKNSVYVSFTQDKELREAIAQTSISILGERQNVMYVAGFSPATATAGRPFTVNGRMLKIAGTDSSVGITISDSKEQTTPVDLNMLVVNNPSQLTFIVPAGLADGEYTLTVTTQYAGSTLLKTPRTAIATFYVGKKPDAGGGSGSGGSGGGSGEAPDPAE, via the coding sequence ATGAAGAATGTATTGAAAATCTGGTTAGTCGACAACACTGTAACCGTCGACAACAAAGACGATAAGATCGGTCAGCTCGAATCGTCCGGTAATCTTTCGTTGCAGGACATCCTCAACGAGATGCACAAGGAGGACACCGGGCTCCGTCCCGAAACCATCGAGCACGTCGTGAAGCTCTACAACCGTGTGGTAGGCGATCTCATCCTTAGTGGATATAGTGTCAACACCGGTCTTTACCACGCCGTAGCACAACTCCGCGGCGTTATCGATGGCGGAAGATGGAATCCCGAAAAGAACTCCGTCTACGTTTCTTTCACCCAAGACAAAGAACTGCGTGAAGCTATCGCCCAAACCTCTATCAGTATTCTGGGCGAACGCCAAAACGTGATGTACGTTGCCGGATTCTCACCTGCCACCGCCACTGCAGGCCGTCCGTTCACGGTCAACGGCCGTATGTTGAAAATTGCAGGTACGGATTCTTCCGTCGGAATCACTATCTCCGACAGTAAGGAACAAACCACACCGGTCGACCTCAATATGCTGGTCGTCAACAACCCGTCGCAACTCACATTCATTGTTCCTGCCGGGCTGGCTGATGGCGAATATACCCTCACCGTCACTACTCAGTATGCAGGAAGCACGCTCTTGAAAACACCCCGAACCGCTATCGCTACTTTCTATGTCGGCAAGAAACCCGATGCGGGAGGCGGCTCCGGCTCTGGTGGAAGCGGCGGAGGAAGCGGAGAAGCTCCCGATCCTGCAGAATAA
- a CDS encoding DUF1735 and LamG domain-containing protein — MRIHKLYQCFAAAVLLFLPVACDNTDYSEKSPFDNSAYLNVAASKNTEAFTFNRKVTSQTKAFNVNLTYPSGNDVKVSLKVDPSMISTYNAKNDTHYEALPEAYYQLSTDAVTIPAGKTTSEEIRIKFLKLDELEIDATYLCPLSIGGAEGVGIMNGSRTMYYLVRRSSAITTAMNLKNVYVAVPGFDKGSPTADVVNNLTAITMEAIIRINQFDDETNISSIMGIEQYLCVRLGDTGFPRQQLQVQTPVGKFPTADKKLQLQAGEWYHIALTWDLKTQVIAFYVNGKLQSREEGHGKSDVTTISLGDKLADNDNGNGGDFNFYFGRSYGESHDISRQLNGDICEARIWSVARTEQQIYENMYNIDDPAAESDLQAYWKFDEGAGNTIIDRTGHHNDAKMIPYWTNDTYTQPRPKTEAELWPSGVEVPIMNK, encoded by the coding sequence ATGAGAATACATAAACTTTATCAGTGCTTTGCAGCCGCAGTTTTGTTATTTCTGCCGGTTGCCTGTGATAATACGGATTACAGCGAAAAGTCACCGTTCGATAATTCGGCATACTTGAATGTAGCAGCCAGTAAAAATACGGAGGCTTTCACTTTTAACCGTAAAGTGACAAGCCAAACGAAAGCCTTTAACGTGAACTTGACTTATCCGTCGGGGAATGACGTGAAGGTCAGCCTGAAGGTAGACCCTTCAATGATTAGCACCTATAATGCAAAGAATGACACCCACTATGAAGCACTTCCCGAAGCATATTACCAGTTGTCGACAGACGCGGTGACTATTCCGGCAGGGAAGACTACTTCCGAAGAAATACGCATCAAGTTTCTGAAACTCGATGAACTGGAGATTGATGCTACCTATCTTTGCCCTCTTTCTATAGGAGGAGCCGAAGGAGTGGGCATCATGAACGGTTCACGCACAATGTATTACCTCGTGCGTCGTTCCAGTGCCATCACTACGGCAATGAACCTGAAGAACGTGTATGTCGCCGTTCCGGGATTCGATAAGGGAAGCCCTACCGCAGATGTAGTGAATAATCTGACAGCTATTACAATGGAAGCAATCATACGGATTAACCAATTTGATGATGAAACGAATATTTCCTCCATAATGGGTATCGAGCAGTATTTGTGTGTACGTTTGGGAGATACGGGCTTCCCTCGTCAGCAGTTGCAGGTTCAGACCCCTGTGGGCAAATTTCCTACTGCCGACAAAAAACTCCAGCTTCAAGCGGGAGAGTGGTATCACATCGCATTGACGTGGGACTTGAAAACGCAGGTGATTGCTTTCTATGTGAACGGAAAATTGCAAAGCAGGGAAGAAGGACACGGCAAGAGTGATGTAACAACCATTAGTTTGGGGGATAAACTGGCGGATAATGACAATGGTAATGGCGGTGACTTTAATTTCTATTTCGGACGTTCGTACGGTGAATCTCATGATATAAGTCGTCAGTTAAACGGTGATATTTGTGAAGCCCGTATATGGAGCGTGGCACGTACCGAACAGCAAATCTATGAGAATATGTATAATATCGATGACCCGGCAGCCGAATCTGATTTACAGGCTTACTGGAAATTTGACGAAGGCGCTGGAAATACTATTATAGATCGGACCGGACATCACAATGATGCGAAGATGATTCCATACTGGACGAATGACACCTATACACAGCCACGTCCGAAAACGGAAGCAGAGTTATGGCCCAGTGGTGTGGAAGTGCCTATAATGAATAAATAA
- a CDS encoding glycoside hydrolase family 18, which yields MKYKSIFKLCLLTTFLSVAAVGCDDWTEMEIHDSQVNGFKEQNPQEYAAYTQNLRAYKATKHAVVYARLDNAPEVSTGEKDFLRALPDSIDIVTMRNAGRLSEYDREDMKLVREDYGTRVLYYIDCTAEDKLNTSVASAVEAVRTGTFDGIALGSEGAAVDVSALKPLVDALGQTPCLLVFEGTPSLLPEAQRSLFSYFVLDISAASDEYDIETSVLYATGYGKTAPERLLLAVTPDGTLTDYNGVTRNAIAGAAYGALNMDTPLGGIAIYNISADYYDTDIIYKQTRGGIQFLNPASVH from the coding sequence ATGAAATATAAATCAATCTTTAAGTTATGCTTGCTGACTACTTTTCTGTCGGTTGCCGCCGTCGGTTGTGACGACTGGACGGAAATGGAAATACACGATAGTCAGGTGAATGGGTTTAAGGAACAGAATCCGCAGGAATATGCAGCATATACACAGAATCTCCGTGCATATAAGGCTACGAAACACGCAGTCGTTTATGCCCGGTTGGATAATGCTCCGGAAGTATCTACCGGTGAGAAGGATTTTCTCCGTGCGTTGCCGGACAGTATCGATATAGTGACGATGCGTAATGCCGGCCGCCTGTCCGAATATGATCGGGAGGATATGAAGTTGGTGCGTGAGGATTATGGGACGAGAGTGCTTTACTATATAGACTGCACGGCTGAAGATAAGCTGAACACCTCTGTTGCTTCTGCAGTTGAGGCAGTGCGTACAGGGACATTTGACGGAATTGCCCTCGGTTCGGAAGGTGCTGCGGTAGATGTTTCGGCGTTAAAGCCGCTTGTGGATGCTTTGGGACAGACACCGTGTCTGTTAGTTTTTGAGGGTACTCCTTCTTTGTTGCCGGAAGCGCAGCGCAGCCTTTTCAGCTATTTTGTGCTCGATATTTCCGCTGCATCCGATGAATATGATATAGAAACCTCCGTACTCTATGCCACCGGATATGGCAAGACCGCCCCGGAGCGTCTGTTGCTGGCAGTCACTCCTGACGGTACATTGACCGACTATAACGGAGTGACGCGTAATGCTATCGCCGGAGCAGCTTACGGTGCTCTCAATATGGATACACCGTTGGGAGGCATTGCTATTTACAATATCTCTGCCGATTACTACGATACTGATATTATTTATAAACAGACCCGTGGAGGCATTCAATTTTTGAATCCCGCTTCGGTTCACTAA